The Nitrospira tepida genome includes a window with the following:
- a CDS encoding GNAT family N-acetyltransferase — protein sequence MPEADPIDRSRVRPFAEQDRQAVLDILLTSDPWKRLGYEAEDWDTYFSVLSQGREGYVLEIDGRVAGFAVLRPRFLFGDYLELFAVAGWARGRQLGGQLLTHLESITFARGTNLFACVSDFNLSARQFYKKHGYQEVGAIKDFLIPGSAEILVRKTVGPARTAT from the coding sequence ATGCCGGAAGCCGACCCCATAGATCGATCCCGCGTCAGGCCGTTCGCCGAGCAGGACCGGCAGGCTGTGCTCGACATTCTCCTGACCTCCGATCCCTGGAAACGGCTGGGCTACGAAGCGGAGGACTGGGACACTTATTTCTCCGTCCTCTCCCAAGGCCGCGAGGGCTACGTGCTGGAGATCGACGGGAGGGTGGCGGGCTTTGCCGTGCTGCGGCCCCGCTTTCTATTCGGCGACTATCTCGAACTGTTCGCCGTCGCAGGCTGGGCGCGGGGGCGTCAGCTCGGCGGCCAGCTCCTTACCCACCTTGAGTCAATCACCTTCGCGCGGGGCACCAACCTGTTCGCCTGCGTGTCGGACTTCAACCTGAGCGCGAGGCAGTTCTACAAGAAACATGGCTACCAGGAGGTCGGCGCCATCAAAGATTTTCTGATTCCGGGCAGCGCGGAAATCCTGGTGCGCAAGACGGTGGGACCGGCGCGGACAGCCACGTAA
- the nuoI gene encoding NADH-quinone oxidoreductase subunit NuoI: MPPTLSTAPSPLDRLKSWVKTITFYELLVGMKATMTHLLRYRPITLQYPHEKRTLPDSYRGMLALLRYDDGTEKCVGCDLCEAACPSRVIRVVSAEVPGEPTKRYSKEYYMDMTRCLFCGLCVDACPVDALGMTREFEWAVYDKRDLQLNKQQLLAIGDRSFPVREKRLELQHRNVAFFNVAFKDLPQKPS, encoded by the coding sequence ATGCCGCCGACCCTGTCCACAGCGCCGTCTCCGCTCGACCGGCTGAAGAGCTGGGTCAAGACCATCACCTTCTACGAGCTGCTGGTCGGCATGAAGGCGACGATGACGCACCTGCTGCGGTATCGTCCGATCACGCTCCAGTATCCGCATGAAAAACGGACCTTGCCGGACAGCTATCGGGGCATGTTGGCGTTGCTGCGGTATGACGACGGCACGGAGAAGTGCGTGGGCTGCGACCTCTGCGAGGCCGCCTGCCCGTCGCGGGTGATCCGAGTCGTCAGCGCGGAGGTGCCGGGGGAGCCGACCAAACGGTACTCGAAAGAATATTACATGGACATGACGCGCTGCCTCTTTTGCGGCCTCTGCGTGGACGCCTGCCCGGTGGATGCGCTGGGCATGACCCGCGAGTTCGAATGGGCCGTCTACGACAAGCGCGATCTGCAGTTGAACAAGCAACAACTGCTCGCGATCGGCGACCGGTCGTTCCCGGTCCGCGAGAAACGGCTGGAGCTGCAACACCGGAACGTGGCGTTCTTCAACGTCGCGTTCAAGGATCTTCCACAGAAGCCGAGTTGA
- a CDS encoding NADH-quinone oxidoreductase subunit N, translated as MMPSVADLLGVLPELIVVAAACLVLVLDPITAPSRKDTLAWLSLAALAVCCGITAAHLEGRTLLFSNLVIIDAYGGFWKLLLYVVTGLTILLSLAYMKEERLVLGEYHGFLLLSLLGMMVMVSANDLLTIYLGTELMSLSLYILAGTKRYEARSLEASAKYFVLGAFSSGILLYGISLLFGVTGSTKLDAIASGIAQTGLDNPMLLFAMVLLVVGFGFKLAVVPFHMWTPDVYEGSPTSVTAFMAVASKAASFAAFLRVFLEGLPGLKGDWSGLLIAVCLATLLIGNLVAIVQTNMKRMLAYSSIAHAGYALIGVVAAGSSRSSEAAQGLSSVMFYLAVYSFMTLGAFAMVALLRRNGLESEEIESFTGLAKRQPLAALLMLVFMISLAGIPPTAGFIGKFYLFMAAVHSGLTWLAVAAVIFAAISAYYYLRVVMVMYMREPDPQTAAVSMVTPSPALTIVLVSAIVGVILFGLFPGPLISLTTSSLLPLP; from the coding sequence ATGATGCCCTCGGTCGCGGATCTGCTCGGCGTGCTCCCGGAATTGATTGTCGTGGCGGCGGCCTGCCTGGTCCTCGTGCTGGACCCGATCACCGCGCCTTCGCGCAAGGACACGCTGGCTTGGCTGAGCCTGGCGGCCCTGGCCGTCTGCTGCGGCATCACGGCGGCCCACTTGGAGGGACGCACGCTGCTGTTCAGCAACCTCGTCATCATCGACGCTTACGGAGGCTTCTGGAAGCTGTTGCTCTATGTGGTGACGGGCCTCACCATCCTGCTCTCCCTTGCCTATATGAAGGAAGAGCGTCTTGTCCTGGGCGAATACCACGGGTTTCTCCTCCTTTCGTTGTTGGGCATGATGGTCATGGTCTCGGCCAACGACCTCCTGACCATTTACCTGGGCACGGAGCTGATGTCCCTCTCGCTGTACATCCTGGCCGGAACCAAGCGATACGAAGCCCGCTCGCTCGAAGCCAGCGCGAAGTACTTCGTCCTGGGCGCCTTCTCATCCGGCATTCTCCTCTATGGCATCTCGCTGCTCTTCGGCGTGACCGGGAGCACTAAGTTGGATGCGATCGCCTCTGGCATCGCCCAAACCGGGCTCGACAACCCCATGTTGCTGTTCGCCATGGTGTTGCTCGTCGTCGGATTCGGCTTCAAGCTTGCCGTCGTGCCGTTCCACATGTGGACGCCCGACGTCTATGAAGGTTCGCCGACGAGCGTCACCGCCTTTATGGCGGTGGCTTCGAAGGCGGCCAGTTTCGCGGCCTTCCTGCGCGTGTTCCTGGAAGGTCTGCCCGGCCTCAAGGGAGACTGGTCGGGCCTCCTGATCGCAGTCTGCCTTGCCACGCTGCTGATCGGCAACCTGGTTGCGATCGTGCAGACCAATATGAAGCGCATGCTGGCCTATTCCAGCATCGCCCATGCGGGCTATGCCTTGATCGGCGTGGTGGCGGCCGGCTCCAGCCGGTCATCCGAGGCCGCGCAGGGCCTCTCCAGCGTGATGTTCTATCTGGCGGTCTATTCCTTCATGACGCTCGGCGCGTTTGCGATGGTCGCGCTGCTCCGCCGGAACGGGCTTGAAAGCGAGGAGATCGAATCCTTTACCGGATTGGCCAAGCGCCAACCGCTGGCGGCGCTGCTCATGCTGGTGTTCATGATCTCCCTGGCGGGCATTCCGCCCACCGCCGGGTTCATCGGCAAGTTCTATCTCTTTATGGCGGCGGTCCACAGCGGCCTGACCTGGCTCGCGGTCGCCGCGGTGATCTTTGCCGCGATCTCGGCCTATTACTACCTCCGGGTCGTGATGGTGATGTACATGCGCGAACCGGACCCGCAGACCGCCGCGGTGTCGATGGTGACGCCTTCCCCGGCGCTCACGATCGTCCTGGTCAGCGCGATCGTCGGAGTCATTCTGTTCGGCCTGTTCCCCGGTCCCTTGATCTCGCTCACCACATCTTCTTTGCTTCCTCTTCCTTAA
- the nuoL gene encoding NADH-quinone oxidoreductase subunit L, translating into MYLVLIPLLPFLAFLVVGIFGHWLKDRAHLVAVPAVLTSCLLSFLVFGEVAGGRNIEIPLYNWMTSGSLTVELGLYFDRLTVAMLLLVTIVSSLVHIYTIGYMKGEKGYARFFAYIALFTFSMLMLVLSNNFLQLFIFWEAVGLCSYLLIGHWYERPTACSAATKAFIVNRVGDFGFILGVLLVWYTFGTMAYQPVLMEAGGKASELINLLGPFGGTWEISVMTLICLLLFVGAVGKSAQVPLHVWLPDAMEGPTPISALIHAATMVTAGVFMVARLAPLYVLSPAAMTVVAVVGAATMVMGATIALTQTDIKRVVAYSTMSQLGYMVMACGLGAFGAGIYHLLTHGAFKALLFLGCGSVIIALHHEQDMRRMGGLRDKLPVTYWTFVIGSLALAGFPLTAGFFSKDELLVGAWASGPLGQFLTVLGLLTAMMTAFYSFRLVFVTFWGSSRVDPHHAGHVHEPDSTMTIPLVVLAFLSIAAGYLGISEFLAPVFPETAAAAVHHGPAATGIMAVATLLGLIGIAAAYYLYVRSPALPDRLAQQWRTLYRLSLNKWFVDEAYDRTVVAPTFETADSLWRRIDVAVIDGAVNGVARTIGAASAVLRLIQSGQAQHYALGMTLGTAIIAALYLLW; encoded by the coding sequence GTGTATCTGGTCCTCATCCCGCTGCTGCCGTTCCTGGCCTTCCTCGTGGTCGGGATCTTCGGCCATTGGCTCAAGGACCGGGCCCACCTGGTCGCGGTGCCGGCGGTGCTGACCTCCTGCCTGCTCTCGTTTCTGGTCTTCGGCGAGGTGGCGGGAGGCCGGAACATCGAGATCCCGCTCTACAACTGGATGACCTCCGGCAGCCTCACCGTGGAACTGGGCCTGTACTTCGACCGGCTGACGGTCGCCATGCTCCTGCTGGTCACGATCGTCAGCTCGCTCGTGCACATCTATACGATCGGCTACATGAAGGGCGAGAAGGGCTATGCGCGGTTCTTCGCCTACATCGCGCTGTTCACGTTCTCGATGCTGATGCTCGTCCTCTCCAATAATTTCCTGCAACTGTTCATCTTCTGGGAAGCGGTCGGCCTCTGCTCCTACCTGCTCATCGGCCATTGGTACGAGCGGCCCACCGCCTGCTCGGCGGCCACAAAGGCCTTCATCGTCAACCGGGTCGGCGACTTCGGGTTTATCCTCGGCGTGCTCCTCGTGTGGTACACGTTCGGAACGATGGCCTATCAGCCGGTCCTGATGGAGGCCGGGGGCAAGGCTTCCGAGCTGATCAACCTGCTCGGGCCGTTCGGCGGCACCTGGGAGATCTCGGTGATGACCCTGATCTGCCTGCTCCTGTTTGTCGGCGCGGTCGGCAAGTCCGCGCAGGTGCCGCTGCACGTCTGGCTGCCCGACGCCATGGAAGGGCCGACGCCGATCTCCGCCCTGATTCATGCCGCCACGATGGTGACGGCCGGCGTATTCATGGTGGCCAGGCTGGCTCCTTTGTATGTCTTGTCGCCCGCCGCGATGACGGTGGTCGCAGTCGTGGGGGCCGCCACGATGGTGATGGGCGCCACGATCGCCCTGACCCAGACCGACATCAAACGGGTCGTGGCCTATTCGACCATGAGCCAACTGGGCTACATGGTCATGGCCTGCGGGCTCGGCGCCTTCGGCGCGGGCATCTATCACCTGCTGACGCACGGCGCGTTCAAGGCGCTGCTGTTCCTCGGCTGCGGGTCCGTGATCATCGCGCTGCACCATGAACAGGACATGCGCCGCATGGGCGGCCTGCGCGACAAGCTGCCGGTCACCTATTGGACTTTTGTGATCGGCTCGCTGGCGCTTGCCGGCTTTCCCCTGACGGCGGGATTTTTCAGCAAGGATGAGCTGCTGGTCGGGGCCTGGGCTTCGGGACCGCTCGGGCAATTCTTGACCGTCCTCGGCCTACTGACCGCGATGATGACGGCCTTCTATAGTTTCCGCCTGGTCTTCGTGACGTTCTGGGGATCGAGCCGCGTGGATCCGCACCACGCAGGACACGTCCATGAGCCGGACAGCACGATGACGATTCCGCTGGTGGTCCTGGCGTTTCTCAGCATCGCCGCCGGCTACCTCGGCATTTCCGAGTTTCTCGCGCCGGTCTTTCCCGAGACAGCGGCAGCAGCCGTCCATCATGGTCCCGCCGCGACCGGCATCATGGCGGTTGCCACCCTGCTCGGGCTGATCGGGATCGCCGCGGCCTACTATCTTTATGTCCGGTCACCGGCCTTGCCGGATCGCCTGGCTCAGCAATGGCGCACCCTCTACCGCCTGTCGTTGAACAAATGGTTCGTGGATGAAGCCTACGATCGGACCGTAGTCGCGCCGACCTTCGAGACAGCCGACTCGCTTTGGCGCCGGATCGATGTGGCGGTGATCGACGGAGCCGTCAACGGCGTCGCCCGCACGATCGGAGCGGCCAGCGCCGTCCTGCGATTGATCCAAAGCGGGCAGGCGCAGCATTACGCGCTGGGCATGACCCTGGGCACGGCGATCATCGCCGCCCTGTATCTGCTGTGGTGA
- a CDS encoding polysaccharide deacetylase family protein, protein MQSANWYRIGLVILLILTGVSASAHPIHAGQSDVITSGPPSCRSIALTFDLCPVRAKPGFDAALIDYLKAREIPATFFVSGRWAEQHQEDVRALQAVPFFEIGTHGEDHAHLPLLDEPGQQAEISRAVSLMRSRYHLSAGLFRPPYGEYDDVTVRVVKSLGLQFILWNLVSGDPDPTLPADAILDRVARRLRPGSIVVFHANGKGKHTREVIQALDETVLPRAQLRAVTVTELLTCRKPTP, encoded by the coding sequence ATGCAATCCGCCAACTGGTATCGTATCGGCCTTGTTATCCTGCTGATCCTCACAGGCGTGTCAGCGTCGGCGCACCCGATCCATGCGGGCCAATCAGACGTCATCACCTCCGGGCCTCCTTCCTGCCGGAGCATTGCGCTGACGTTCGACCTCTGCCCGGTGCGCGCCAAGCCCGGTTTTGACGCAGCCCTGATCGATTACCTCAAGGCCCGGGAGATTCCGGCGACCTTCTTCGTGTCCGGCCGTTGGGCCGAGCAACACCAGGAGGACGTACGCGCGCTTCAGGCCGTGCCGTTTTTCGAGATCGGCACCCACGGCGAGGACCATGCCCATCTCCCGTTATTGGATGAACCGGGGCAACAAGCGGAAATCTCCCGCGCCGTGTCGTTGATGCGCTCCCGTTATCACCTCTCCGCCGGCCTGTTCCGCCCTCCCTACGGAGAGTATGACGACGTCACAGTGCGGGTTGTGAAATCGCTGGGACTTCAGTTCATCCTGTGGAACCTCGTCTCCGGCGATCCTGATCCCACGCTCCCGGCCGATGCCATCCTCGACCGGGTGGCGCGGCGGCTCCGCCCAGGCAGCATCGTCGTGTTCCATGCCAACGGCAAGGGCAAACACACCCGCGAAGTGATCCAAGCCTTGGACGAGACGGTCCTGCCCCGCGCGCAACTGCGCGCCGTGACCGTCACGGAGCTGCTGACATGCCGGAAGCCGACCCCATAG
- a CDS encoding site-2 protease family protein, which translates to MFQFTSGQGWQIGRIFGIPIVIHVSWLLVFAFVTWTLATAYLPAALPGQSGPRYWAMGGMAALLLFLSVLLHELGHCWVALRYHVPIGQITLFVFGGVAHMKKEPPTPKAEFLIAIAGPIVSFGLGAACLGFGIVNDLAGLRPDLHGLTVLGWLLGTVNLQIGLFNLIPGFPLDGGRALRAGLWAWSKDFYAATRRSAVAGLAFGVLLSCLGGSLMLGAGLHLLEASLITTGMWVAMIGLFLFATAKGTRQQAVFRETLARVTVSELVTPSVISVPAALTIESAVKGYFLPHGFSGFPVMEQDRLVGMVTVQDLQRLPQTLWPWREVRNVMRPWSAEMEIAAGASALHALEQMGMASLDRLIVRQDGRIVGVLTRSAVWRYLNLRTQGRSSSTVDPPQAA; encoded by the coding sequence ATGTTTCAGTTTACCAGCGGACAGGGGTGGCAGATCGGCCGGATCTTCGGGATTCCGATCGTCATCCACGTCTCCTGGTTGTTGGTGTTTGCGTTCGTCACTTGGACCTTGGCGACGGCCTACCTGCCGGCGGCGCTTCCCGGCCAATCAGGCCCTCGCTATTGGGCCATGGGAGGCATGGCGGCTCTGCTGTTGTTCCTGTCGGTGCTGCTGCATGAGTTGGGGCATTGTTGGGTGGCGTTGCGCTATCATGTGCCGATCGGCCAGATCACGCTCTTTGTGTTCGGCGGCGTCGCGCACATGAAGAAGGAACCGCCGACTCCGAAGGCGGAGTTCCTCATCGCCATCGCCGGGCCGATCGTCAGTTTCGGCTTGGGCGCGGCCTGTCTCGGATTCGGCATCGTGAACGATCTGGCCGGGCTCCGTCCGGACCTGCACGGCCTCACGGTGCTCGGCTGGCTCCTCGGTACCGTGAACCTCCAGATCGGCCTGTTCAACCTCATCCCCGGGTTCCCGCTGGACGGGGGACGAGCCCTGCGCGCGGGACTCTGGGCCTGGTCCAAGGATTTTTACGCCGCGACCAGGCGGTCCGCTGTTGCGGGCCTTGCCTTCGGGGTGCTGCTGAGCTGCCTGGGCGGGTCGCTCATGCTCGGCGCGGGCCTGCACCTGTTGGAAGCCTCGCTGATCACCACCGGCATGTGGGTGGCGATGATCGGCCTGTTCCTGTTTGCGACCGCCAAGGGCACGCGCCAGCAGGCCGTCTTCCGCGAAACTCTGGCGCGCGTCACGGTGTCCGAGTTGGTGACGCCATCGGTGATTTCGGTGCCCGCAGCCCTCACCATTGAATCGGCCGTGAAGGGCTATTTCCTGCCGCACGGGTTTTCAGGATTCCCGGTGATGGAGCAGGATCGGTTGGTCGGCATGGTGACCGTGCAGGACCTGCAGCGCCTTCCTCAAACCCTCTGGCCCTGGCGGGAGGTCCGGAATGTGATGCGGCCCTGGAGCGCGGAAATGGAGATTGCGGCCGGCGCCAGCGCCCTTCACGCGCTGGAACAGATGGGAATGGCAAGTCTTGATCGGCTGATCGTCAGGCAGGATGGACGGATCGTCGGCGTGCTCACCCGCTCGGCCGTGTGGCGTTATCTGAATCTGCGCACGCAGGGCCGGTCTTCATCCACGGTTGATCCCCCGCAAGCCGCCTAG
- the dapF gene encoding diaminopimelate epimerase produces the protein MKNGFFRGHGLGNDYLVMDPKELGFKLTPKAIRAICDRHWGLGSDGILVLAPSKKADFGLRIFNPDGSEAEKSGNGLRIFARYLHATQKTRKTRFTVETIGGLVTCTLHVDRNGDAASVTVEMGRATFAPGALPCSLAVEELVDQPIEAAGQRLHFTGVSVGNPHCVVFKPAGEQWSREELLALGPALENHALFPRRTNVQLAVPTGQREIFILIWERGAGETQASGSSSCAAASAGVKLGLVQSPVTVNMPGGTLHIDVDKEFNLTMKGPVAEVARGTLSPSFVRGLK, from the coding sequence ATGAAGAACGGCTTTTTCCGTGGTCATGGGTTGGGCAACGACTATCTGGTGATGGATCCCAAGGAACTCGGCTTTAAGCTGACGCCGAAGGCCATCCGCGCCATCTGCGACCGGCATTGGGGACTCGGCAGCGACGGCATCCTGGTGCTGGCCCCGTCGAAGAAAGCCGATTTCGGCCTAAGGATTTTCAATCCGGACGGCAGCGAAGCTGAAAAATCCGGCAATGGCCTCCGCATTTTCGCCCGGTACCTCCACGCCACGCAGAAGACACGCAAGACTCGATTCACGGTCGAAACCATCGGCGGCCTGGTGACCTGTACCCTGCACGTGGACCGGAACGGCGATGCCGCCTCCGTCACCGTCGAGATGGGCCGGGCGACCTTCGCGCCCGGCGCCCTTCCCTGCTCGTTGGCGGTGGAGGAGCTAGTCGATCAGCCGATCGAGGCGGCCGGACAACGCCTCCACTTCACGGGAGTCAGCGTTGGGAATCCCCACTGCGTGGTCTTCAAACCGGCCGGTGAGCAATGGAGCCGCGAGGAGTTGCTGGCGCTTGGACCGGCGCTGGAGAATCACGCCTTGTTTCCACGACGAACTAACGTGCAGCTCGCCGTGCCGACCGGCCAACGCGAGATCTTCATCCTGATCTGGGAGCGCGGCGCCGGCGAGACGCAGGCCTCCGGCTCGTCCTCCTGCGCCGCGGCCAGCGCGGGCGTGAAGCTAGGACTCGTTCAGAGCCCCGTGACCGTGAATATGCCCGGCGGCACGCTGCACATCGACGTCGACAAGGAGTTTAATCTGACCATGAAGGGGCCCGTCGCGGAGGTCGCGCGAGGAACGCTCAGTCCCTCATTTGTGCGTGGGCTCAAGTAG
- a CDS encoding NADH-quinone oxidoreductase subunit M, whose translation MTSIPWLTLLIFFPVAGALALAFAREQSLRQTALAVTILEFLFSLPVWFGFDPAATGMQLVEEAVWIPSPPIVYRLGIDGISLPLVLMTTFLMPFCVLISWQAIQTRVKSFMITLLLMEAATVGVFLALDFVLFYVFWEAMLIPMYLLIGVWGGPNRLYAAIKFFLYTLAGSFLLLIAILVLYFQGGHTFDILALTRLHLNPNLQTWLFLAFFAAFAVKVPMFPFHTWLPDAHVEAPTAGSVILASILLKMGTYGFLRFSLPMLPDASERFAPAMILLSVIAIIYGAYMALAQADLKKLIAYSSVSHMGFVTLGIFTFTQQGIEGAVMQMVNHGITTGGLFLCVGAIYERTHSRMIVDNTGLAGPMPRYATFLVIFALSSLGLPGTNSFVGEFLVLAGTFLISKIITAIAALGVILAAAYLLWMVQRVVFGTPPGSGHLSDLGLREMATFVPLIVLVFWLGFFPNVLLSPMHSSVTHLLEFGGDTSGDSDAPPAHADRPGRAPERTPDSAERKKSAQLALPALEEPR comes from the coding sequence ATGACAAGTATCCCCTGGCTGACTCTCTTGATCTTCTTCCCCGTCGCGGGGGCGCTTGCGCTTGCCTTCGCGCGGGAACAGTCGCTGAGACAGACGGCGCTCGCCGTGACGATCCTGGAATTTCTGTTCTCGCTCCCCGTCTGGTTCGGCTTCGATCCCGCGGCGACCGGCATGCAGTTGGTCGAGGAGGCCGTCTGGATTCCATCACCGCCGATCGTCTACCGGCTCGGCATCGACGGCATCAGTCTCCCGCTAGTCCTGATGACCACGTTTCTGATGCCCTTCTGCGTGCTGATTTCCTGGCAGGCGATCCAGACGCGGGTGAAGAGCTTCATGATCACGCTGCTCCTGATGGAAGCGGCCACGGTCGGCGTGTTCCTCGCGCTGGATTTCGTGCTGTTCTACGTGTTTTGGGAGGCGATGCTCATTCCCATGTACCTCCTGATCGGAGTTTGGGGAGGGCCGAACCGCCTCTACGCGGCCATCAAGTTCTTCCTCTACACGCTGGCCGGCAGCTTTCTGCTCCTGATCGCGATTCTGGTGCTGTATTTTCAGGGGGGTCACACCTTCGATATCCTCGCGCTGACGCGCCTGCACCTGAACCCGAACTTGCAGACCTGGCTGTTTCTCGCCTTCTTCGCCGCCTTCGCGGTGAAGGTGCCGATGTTCCCCTTCCACACCTGGTTGCCCGACGCGCACGTGGAGGCGCCGACGGCCGGGAGCGTCATCCTGGCGAGCATCCTGCTCAAGATGGGGACCTACGGTTTCCTGCGGTTCAGCCTCCCGATGCTGCCGGACGCCAGCGAGCGGTTCGCGCCGGCCATGATCCTGCTGTCGGTGATCGCGATTATCTATGGCGCCTACATGGCCCTGGCCCAGGCCGACCTGAAGAAACTGATCGCCTATTCGAGCGTGAGTCACATGGGCTTCGTCACGTTGGGCATCTTCACCTTTACGCAGCAAGGAATCGAAGGGGCCGTCATGCAGATGGTGAACCACGGCATCACCACCGGCGGACTCTTTCTCTGCGTCGGCGCCATCTATGAACGGACACACAGCCGGATGATCGTCGACAACACCGGTCTGGCCGGACCGATGCCCCGCTACGCCACGTTTCTGGTGATCTTCGCCCTGTCCTCGCTCGGGCTGCCCGGCACCAACAGTTTCGTGGGCGAGTTCTTGGTGCTGGCCGGGACGTTCCTGATCAGCAAGATCATCACGGCGATCGCCGCGCTCGGGGTGATCCTCGCCGCCGCCTATCTCCTCTGGATGGTACAGCGGGTGGTGTTCGGCACGCCTCCGGGAAGCGGCCACCTGTCGGACCTGGGCCTGCGCGAGATGGCGACCTTCGTCCCGTTGATCGTGCTCGTGTTTTGGCTCGGCTTCTTTCCGAACGTCCTCTTGAGCCCCATGCACAGCTCCGTGACCCACCTCCTGGAATTCGGCGGCGACACTTCGGGGGACAGCGATGCGCCGCCGGCCCACGCGGACCGGCCTGGGCGCGCCCCGGAGCGTACTCCGGACAGCGCCGAGCGTAAGAAATCCGCTCAGCTCGCTTTGCCGGCCTTGGAGGAGCCCCGATGA
- the nuoK gene encoding NADH-quinone oxidoreductase subunit NuoK — translation MIPLSYYVALSAIVFVTGLVGVLIRRNIIIILLSIELMLNATNINFVAFSHYLHNMAGQVFVFFALTVAAAEVAVGLAIIIALYRAKSTINVDEFNLLKG, via the coding sequence ATGATCCCCCTCTCCTACTATGTCGCGCTGAGCGCGATCGTGTTCGTGACCGGGCTGGTCGGCGTCCTGATCCGCCGCAACATCATCATCATCCTGCTCTCGATCGAGCTGATGCTGAACGCCACGAACATCAACTTCGTGGCCTTTTCCCATTACCTCCACAATATGGCCGGGCAGGTGTTTGTGTTCTTCGCGCTGACCGTCGCGGCCGCGGAGGTGGCGGTGGGGCTCGCCATCATCATCGCGCTCTACCGCGCGAAATCCACGATCAACGTGGACGAATTCAACCTCTTGAAAGGCTGA
- a CDS encoding NADH-quinone oxidoreductase subunit J family protein has translation MSQFVFFYLAGVIVATSVLVVLLKNPVYSALSMLILFFHVAGLYVTLHAEFLAAVQVIVYAGAILVLYLFVVMLLNVKREERYHSQGPLAAFLGLMLATEALLIIAAPRFAGVDASALTSEAEGNTEAVGELLFSQYLYPFEIASLLLLVAMVGAIILAKRDLIVAPPGRSEQESLPG, from the coding sequence ATGAGCCAGTTCGTGTTCTTTTATCTCGCCGGCGTCATCGTCGCGACGTCCGTGCTGGTGGTGCTGCTGAAGAACCCTGTCTACAGCGCGCTGTCGATGCTGATCCTGTTCTTCCACGTCGCCGGCCTCTATGTCACGCTCCACGCCGAGTTCCTGGCGGCCGTGCAGGTGATCGTCTATGCGGGGGCCATTCTGGTCCTGTACCTCTTCGTCGTCATGCTGTTGAACGTGAAACGCGAGGAGCGGTACCACTCGCAGGGGCCGCTGGCCGCGTTTCTGGGCCTGATGCTGGCCACCGAAGCGTTGCTGATCATCGCCGCCCCGCGCTTTGCCGGCGTCGATGCCTCCGCGCTGACATCCGAAGCGGAGGGCAATACCGAGGCGGTGGGAGAGCTGCTGTTTTCGCAGTACCTCTATCCGTTCGAGATCGCCTCGTTGCTGCTGCTGGTCGCCATGGTCGGCGCGATCATTCTGGCGAAACGGGACCTGATCGTCGCCCCGCCCGGCCGCTCCGAGCAAGAGTCGTTGCCGGGATGA
- a CDS encoding VOC family protein, with product MKVKKLLHTRMRVSDMDETISFYTKVLGLEVMERKVSPRGSHLAFLKVPNSEELIELCSFPPSGPVTVQEDLVHLAFQVENLDDTIASLNAMGIPITDGPTRTSSGSRFIFINAPDGYEVELIERPPGVALV from the coding sequence ATGAAGGTTAAGAAGCTATTACACACCCGCATGCGGGTGAGCGACATGGACGAAACCATTTCGTTTTATACCAAGGTCCTGGGCCTGGAGGTGATGGAGCGCAAGGTCTCGCCCCGCGGGTCTCACCTGGCCTTCTTGAAGGTTCCCAACAGCGAGGAATTGATCGAACTCTGCAGCTTCCCTCCGAGCGGACCGGTGACCGTGCAGGAGGACCTGGTCCATCTGGCCTTCCAGGTCGAAAACCTTGACGACACGATCGCCTCGCTCAATGCCATGGGCATTCCCATCACCGACGGGCCGACGCGCACCTCCTCCGGAAGCCGCTTCATCTTCATCAATGCGCCGGACGGCTATGAGGTCGAGTTGATCGAGCGGCCGCCGGGCGTCGCGCTGGTGTAA